In Bacteroidetes bacterium GWF2_43_63, the sequence TCGCCGCCGATAACAGCTCCGACTTCTTTCATCTTATTCACCACATTCACTTCGCCAACGGCGGCTCCGGTATATTGTCCGCCACGGGCTTCGGTCACATCGCGCAATGCCTGTGTGGAACTCAGATTCGAAACGGTGTTGCCACTTTTGTGCGACAGAATATGATCGGCTGCTGCCACCAAAGTGTATTCTTCGCCAAACATTTTTCCATCGTCGCAAACAAGTGCAAGGCGGTCAACATCGGGATCAACGGAAATTCCCAGGTCGGCTTTCATTTCAATCACAGCATCCGACAACGCAGTCAGGTGGCCGGGAAGCGGCTCGGGATTGTGTGCGAATTTTCCGCTGCATTCGCCGAATAATACTTTGTACTTCACACCAAGTGCATCAAAAAGCATCGGTAAAATAATGCCGCCTGTTGAATTTATTACATCTGCCACTACTGTGAAACCCGCTTCAGCAATGGCTTTGCGGTTAACCACAGGCATATTCACTACTGCATCAACATGCTCCTGCAAATAGGTGTGATTGACTTTTTTTGTACCAAGTTCACTTTCCTTTGCCATCTCAAAGTCGCTGGTTTCAACCATTTCAAGCAATAAGCGTCCGGTCTCAGGCGAGATGAATTCTCCATTTTCGTTGAAGAATTTCAACGCGTTCCAGTTTGCAGGATTGTGACTCGCTGTGAGAATAATGCCGCCATCGGCCTTGGCAAAAATCACCGCCATTTCAATCGTCGGGGTGGTAGTATGTCCGGTTTTTATCACATCGATGCCGGCCGCACGCAAAGTCGATACCACCAGGCTTTCGAGCACTTCGCCCGACACACGGCCGTCGCGCCCCACCACAACATTGATTCGCTGCGACTTGCGATTGCGCTTCAGCCAGGTGGCATAGGCCAGACAATACTGAACAATCAGCAACGGATCAAGTCCTTCGCCCGGCTTTTCGCCCAGCGTGCCGCGAATTCCTGAAATACTTTTTATGATCGGCATATTTGAAGTTTATAAAGTTCTTAAAGTTGAAAGTTTATAAAGACACTTTGAAGTGATGAACGAAAATTCATCTAAAAACAAGAAACTCGTATTTTCAAATTTTCACACATCCAAATTTTCAAATTATCGAATTTTCAAATTTTCAAATCACCACACATTTCCACATCGACGTACTTGTCACGTTTTACGTGAGTCGCACATTCCCACATTATTTCACGTCTCTCATATTCCCACATTTCCATATCGACGTACTTGTCACGTTTTACGTGAGTCGCACATTTTCACATTATTATTTCGCTTTCCCCTGCCCCGCAACCTTATCCAATGCGGCTTTCAGCGTTTCCTCATCGGCCAGATATTTCGAAGAAATCACTTTCAGATCATCGTCGAGTGTGTACACAAGCGGGATTCCTGTTGGAATGTTGTATTTCAGAATGGCTTCGTCGCTCATGCCTTCGAGATATTTCACAACCGCGCGCAAACTGTTGCCATGCGCAGCAATGATGATGCGTTTGCCACTTTTAATAGCGGGTGCAATTTCATTTTCCCAAAGCGGAATCACGCGTTCAACCGTATCTTTCAGACATTCGCCACGCATGTAAATCAGATTGTCAACATCTTTGTATCGGGCTTCGTTCAGCAATGGTTTTACATCGGCTTCATCGTACAGCGGCGGACGCACATCGTAGGCTCGGCGCCACAACAGCACTTGTTCTTCGCCATATTTGGCAGCCATTTCCGATTTATTGAGCCCCTGCAATGTGCCATAATGTTTCTCGTTCAGGCGCCACGAGTTCTTCACTGGAAGCCACATGCGATCCATTTCTTCGAGGGCCAGCCACAGTGTTTTTATGGCGCGGCGTAGCACAGATGTATATGCAATATCGAATTCAAATCCGTTTTCTTTCAACGCTTTTCCGGCGGTGCGGGCTTCTGTAATTCCTTTTTCGCTCAGATTCACATCGGTCCAGCCCGTGAAACGGTTCTGACTGTTGTATTCACTTTCTCCGTGACGTAATAAAACTAAAGTCTTCATATCAATCGATTTAATTACAAAGGTAAAATATTTAAATCGTGCGGCAAAATATGCTGATTTCAGTGCGAAATCATTCATTTTTAACATCTTCGAAAAAATATTTGGTGATATTGACAGAAAATTATTACCTTTGCAGCGCATTGGAAGAAATAAACTGATTGTCATTGTTGTTATTAATAGTGCTGTAGTTTCGTCACTTTCAATGGAAATCGTACTATTATCAACAAAAACAAACAATGAACATTTACATTTCAAACCTGAGTTATCGTCTGAAAGACGAAGACTTAAAAGCAGTTTTCGAAGAGTATGGCGAAGTTTCTTCTGCCAAAATCATCATGGATCATTTAACCGGTCGTTCAAAAGGATTCGGTTTTGTGGAAATGCCTGACAATGATGCAGCAGCCAAAGCCATTAAAGAACTTCACGAAGCCACTTATGACGGCAAAGTGATCTCTGTTAACGAAGCTCGCCCACGCGAAGATCGTCCAAAAGGTAGTTTCGGTGGCGGTGGAAACCGTGGCGGTGGCTACAGTGGTGGTGGCAACAGTGGTGGTGGTGGAAACCGTGGCGGTAGCGGCGGTGGCCGCGGTGGATACAACTCCGACAGCAAACCAAAGCGCTGGTAATACCTGCCTTGTATAAAACATTAAGTCACAATCTGAAAAGGTTGTGACTTTTTTTTTACGCTTCCCGACATTCCACCGTCCGAAAGAAATGAGGACGTGGAACCGTCGGGAATGAAATCCGTGCTAATGTATTTCTCTGTCACGGATATCATATACGCGCCAGTGATAGGGCCAGTGAATGGGATTTCCGCACCTGTGAAGCAGCTGTGGGGTGAAACAGTTTTTTTATCTTTTTCATAAAAACATTGTTTTTTCTAACATATATTTTTTACATTTGAAACTTGAACCAACCTATGAGAATTATGAAAAAAATCTTTTTATTATTGATTGCTGGTGCATTCTTTTGCTCATCAGTATTTGCTCAATCTGTGGAAGTGCAGAATGTCCGCAAGCGTGAATTCCGTGGTGTATCCCCGATTAGAAATGTCGTGACAAACGAAGTAACCGGCTATTATACATTCTATGTGAATGAAAAGATCGGCGACGGTATGGTGAATTTTATAGTCGATATTTTTGATAAAGAACTTAAGCTGATTAAAGAAACACCTATCACCATTACCAAACGCAGTAATGTTGATGGTGCCGAATTTAACGGCAATGAATTTTTGTTTGTCTTCAACGATGTAATGAAAAAAACGCTCACTTATGTCACTATGGATACTCAGGGTGATATTATTAAAAAGCAATCCATTACCGAGGAAAAACGTTATGCTGCAACGGCAGATGTTTTTACAGCGCAGGATGGTTTCTTTATTGTAAAACCCATTAAGGAAAAGAAGTGGGGATATTCCATCGAAAAAATAGACCGTGACCTCAACTCACTTTGGGAAAAACGAATGACTGTTGAAAAAGGCATGGTGGGTGTTGAAGCCGTTAGTGCCTCGGCTGATCGGATTGTTGTGATCGAAGTGAGCAAGCCTACGCTGATGTCGACAAAAGCCACGGCTAAACTTGTATGCGTGTCGGATGAAACCGGCGAAGTAATTTACGAATACTCGCTCTACGACGGCACTTCGACTTGTATGCCATCGGCTTTCCTTATTGATAAAGACAATAATGTTATTACAGGTGGCATGTATTTCGATGGTGAGCGATGGGACGATGTTAACTCTGACGGAATTTTCTTTCTGAAGCTCGATGCCAATGGCGAAAAATTAGCGTATTCAACCGAAGACTGGGACGAAGGAATTTCGAAGTATATCAAAAACGCTTCGGCAAAATCTTTGACCATCAGCAGCAAACCTAAAGTTCTTTTTCATGAAATAGTGCAAACAGCCGATGGGCAGTATCGTTTGATTGGGGAAACATTCAAGAAAAACTATCAGATGGTTAGCATGAAGATCAAAGATGCAATTACCGGTCGGTTTATTGGCGATATCAGTAGTAATGACGAAAACAACAAACCCATCACATTCGAAATCCTTGATTTTATTTTGTTCAAATTCGATGGCGAAGCGAAAATGACCAATGTGTCTATCATTCAGAAAGAACATACAAAAATTTCATGCTACTATCCTTTCAATGGCTTAGGCGGAATGAGGCTTGCACAAGTTGTAAAAGACTACGGGTTTTTCAATTTCGCATTTGTAACAACCATGCCCGATGTTGCTGAACCATTGCTGGTCAGCGCCAACTTTGTTGATGAAAAAGCTTATATAGGCATCAACACCATTGACCTCGAAAACGACAGTAAGTTTACCAAAATTCCCATCACACGCCGTACCATCAAAGGTGGCAGCATTGGTGTGATGCCGGCTCTTTCAGGCAAACTTGCCATTTACATTTATTCAAAGAAAGACGAGAATATTCTCATCTACCTAGAAGATATAAAACTGTAATTCTGCGAGGGGCCTTTTGGCCCCTTTTTTTTATTCCCGAAATTTTCTAAACACATCCACAGATATTTCACCTTCAGAAAAAAATGTG encodes:
- a CDS encoding phosphoglucosamine mutase translates to MPIIKSISGIRGTLGEKPGEGLDPLLIVQYCLAYATWLKRNRKSQRINVVVGRDGRVSGEVLESLVVSTLRAAGIDVIKTGHTTTPTIEMAVIFAKADGGIILTASHNPANWNALKFFNENGEFISPETGRLLLEMVETSDFEMAKESELGTKKVNHTYLQEHVDAVVNMPVVNRKAIAEAGFTVVADVINSTGGIILPMLFDALGVKYKVLFGECSGKFAHNPEPLPGHLTALSDAVIEMKADLGISVDPDVDRLALVCDDGKMFGEEYTLVAAADHILSHKSGNTVSNLSSTQALRDVTEARGGQYTGAAVGEVNVVNKMKEVGAVIGGEGNGGVIYPELHYGRDALVGIALILSLMAERKKSLSQLKAEYPAYFMSKNRVDLKPGTDVDAILLRVEEQAKDLCKNINKVDGLKLEFGHEWAHLRKSNTEPIIRIYTESRTEADADALAKRFVELIERNA
- the gpmA gene encoding phosphoglyceromutase (2,3-bisphosphoglycerate-dependent; catalyzes the interconversion of 2-phosphoglycerate to 3-phosphoglycerate) is translated as MKTLVLLRHGESEYNSQNRFTGWTDVNLSEKGITEARTAGKALKENGFEFDIAYTSVLRRAIKTLWLALEEMDRMWLPVKNSWRLNEKHYGTLQGLNKSEMAAKYGEEQVLLWRRAYDVRPPLYDEADVKPLLNEARYKDVDNLIYMRGECLKDTVERVIPLWENEIAPAIKSGKRIIIAAHGNSLRAVVKYLEGMSDEAILKYNIPTGIPLVYTLDDDLKVISSKYLADEETLKAALDKVAGQGKAK
- a CDS encoding RNA-binding protein, with translation MNIYISNLSYRLKDEDLKAVFEEYGEVSSAKIIMDHLTGRSKGFGFVEMPDNDAAAKAIKELHEATYDGKVISVNEARPREDRPKGSFGGGGNRGGGYSGGGNSGGGGNRGGSGGGRGGYNSDSKPKRW